The Lycorma delicatula isolate Av1 chromosome 8, ASM4794821v1, whole genome shotgun sequence DNA segment CAAAAACTAGAGTCTAGTATTTCAGTTTCTACAttctatatgtattattatttctaccatcaattcactaaaatatatttaaatctgttattttttatttttttttattttagaaataatttctacAGGTCTTTTAAATTTTGGTTACAAGAAAGTTTAGACATTATAATCTAACTATACATAATGAATGCAGTGAAGAAAGaagatagaaacaaaaaaaaaagaaatacaggaACAAATGGAAAAATGGGACAAAATGgtataacaataacatgaatataaatataagcaCAGCAAGTTTGGGATCATATTTAGGAACAAGTAAAGATCAGTTTTAACATTactgaaaaactgaaaagagcagaaagtTTGATGTATTCGGGTAGTTTATAAGAATAAAGAAGACAAAGACTTTCCTGAAGGAGGTTTGATTTAAGGCAACAGTGTACATAAAAGCAGAAGGTTAATGGCAAACAGAGAACAATTTTAAGCCACCTGCCAGTAACTTGCTTTTGAATGaggattataacaaaatattcataACATTAATCAATATGCATGATTACACAACATACTAGACACACTGTaaccctaaagaaaaaaaatgtaaaaaaatgagaaacaaaagagtaaaataatcTACGAAAGAGAAATCATGAAAGAGAAGGAAAGATATGTGGCATATGAAGAGGATGGAAAATATAAATCCAGGAGAATGTATGAGGTGATCATTCAAGATAGTAGATTAAGGGAATTGAGtacaataaaacagttatttgaagagaatgttaaatatctacaaaaaaagagAATACTGAACTAGTTCAATAAGAAATATGATAGAAAAATGCATATTCAAACAGACAGGACCACAGGgcttaaaatagtttaaataaggAAGGTGAAAAATTGATAAACCTGACTTTTTTTGAAcactctataatatatatatatatattaaattgaaaagttctggttccaaaagctagaagtaggatggatcaaagaaattagagaagatatgaaagaattgggaatttccctgactgacctacagaataaaactggaaaaattacaaagctaaaagacaaaagcattagatttaaacaaaatacagacaaaatacaacgaagagggtgtttacggatgaagaaaagaaagcaagatctgaatggatgaagaaatactgggcagctcggaagagtagaataacacgcttttctcagaaaagatccaactaaaattgacttaagtggtcccatgttggccgtaaaagcataataataataataataataataataataataataataataataataataatatatattaaattcaaaagagTATCTGAGTCAAGTATtagcttttgaacaaggttgcataattgtgtgttattgtttgttaaaatgaagTTAACACTTGAAAATCATGTATTCATcatagaaacttatttagagacaaAATCTCATGTTGTATGTTGGCAAAAGTTCAGGacaaatttgaaaaggaagcatcagtgaaaagtgttattaagaagttaattaaaaaattttgtgaaacatgTTTGGTGTTAAACTACAAATATGCccgacacaggtcagttttaacgacAAAGGTCATACAGGACAATAAAGCGGAAGTTATAAGACTTCCTCATAAATCATTGCAGAGAATAAGCCAGGAttagaacatttcactaggttcagcccacactgcagttaagaagatgCAGAAATGTTATCCATATCAGACACAGATGTTCCATgggctaactaatgctgattatgctacaTGGGTTCACTACTATAattggttcaagaacttcattagaggttGCATTGGCATTTTAGGTCAAGTGCTTTTCCgagatgaagtgtggtttcacCTTGGCGGGTAtattaatagtcagaactaccaaacctggggtactgaaaacccacacattttctttgaatctccctacacccacaaaaaataggcatATGGTGTGCCATTTCAAGGTGACGAATAATAGGACCcgtgtttttttgaaaaaactgctTATACTGCCATCTACCAAGagattatccaacagttcatagcttACTAAAAGAGGATGAGCATGACTGCTAGTTGCAAGAGGACAGCACCACTTGCCAGAGAGCTCAATTTACTATGGAGATGTTACAGGAATTGAACATAAACATTAAGAATGCCATCCAGAAAATAGGCAGAGTACAGCTAACAAGATTTGCCACCAATATGGTCATGTTGACAAGTTCATAGAAATGGATGGATATCATTTTCAACATAAGTTACCTAAAGATACAATaagtaaaatgcatttttaatcttttaacaggATTTCAATATAAGCAACCTATAGCCcagttcaaatttaaaatttgttatggtaaaacatcaaaatttacttgaaaaatgttaaatattgagCAACGTCAAAAATTACATGATATATATACACAGtagtattattgataatttttttttaattactcacaTATATTTCAAgactagatttaaaaataaactcatatAAATTCCACAAGTTTTcctattttataatagaaaatttctaacttttaccacaaaaagtaaataaaaataaatttattttcaaaatacattacacaaatttaatgctttaatttttaacaaaaaaaaaaagattctcttATTTTTGGCAAATCAAGGAACTTATTACTCATAACTTTTACTAGGTTAATTATGTACCCTATAATGACagtaaaaagataacaaaaactataaaaaaaaatttctttacaataaaattaaaaataaatgaacataattatattaaaacattaatttttatatagcatCATAAAACCTTTTTCACTTTGAAGCCAATTATCTGGTGAATATTTTGATTCATGTTCCATCACGTGAAATGTATAAGCATGTCTTGATGTGGGAGAcctatttttatcacttttgtgGACAACCTGTCCATGAATCACAATACAAGAACctgtgaataaacaaaaacattatgtaatcaattaaataaaatatttttcatcattaatattCCACCGAGTTCCACAggcaaaatgtataaaaaatctaatattaaactaaaatatcagaactaaattaccattttaattttcataaattctccATGATTCatacacaaaaagaaataaaacgaaaACACAAATAGAGTGCATCAATGAATCAGGCAATTTTAATGGgggtaattaaaaacaaattcttttacttgttcaatttttaattacatgaacaaatattataaataagaacatttaaattactttaattactatttcttaaaaatagaatCCTTTAAACGACTACCATTTCACTGCAGGCACTAAAATAAAtctgttcatttaaataaatctatcatTTGTAGTTGCATTTTCCAAAGGGATTCAATTTACCTAGGTTGATTTATCCTAATTTGTGAAGGGTACAGATGCactaaatatatgatttttcatATATCCTAAAAGAAGAATCGGCTCACGGAAAAgtcaacaaatgaaaataaaacaaacatctgGTGATAAATACAAACAGTTCTTTTTCTGTCATCTTAAAAAAACATACGGTCTAATAATTTCACAGGAAAAGATTACACACCAGACTGTAATTTTGTAACATGAATTGCTGTGGAATTTATAGGAAATCAATAATGACTTTTGCACaaatcatcaaataaaacaataaaattcaacctgaacaataataaaaacaaagcttGTTGCACCACTGCGATCCATCAATATTGGAACTAAAATTTTAAGCTGCTGCAAGGTATCAGTTAACAAATACTGCTACTATCAGTTTACAATACTGCACACAAAAAAAATAGCTCCAAATAGTACTGCCAAATCGGTCTGATTCAGTGACatactttaaacaaatatttaaagtagTATCTGCTGAAATATAAAACTACACAGTCTGCTTGAGCTAAGAATTGAGAACTACACCTATTACCTTTTATATGttgaggttatctctaaagtaaagactgtttcatggtaaaaaaatttctgaaaactttataaatatcttttatttctcttGAACTACATacctacttctctatataatcaccatatgaattaagacatttatcatagcaatacaccagcttcaatataccctcatcatattcttctgttgccagtccatttagccactgattaacagaatttttaagttcatcgtcacccattaccgctcaaaaattctttcaatttcccaaacaaatgttaatcagaaggagctaagttcaGACTACATGCTGGGTGATCGTAAATCTCCCATCCAAGTGTTCAGTAAATCACGTATCTGACCTGCAACACGTGAacgtgcattatcatgcagcaggacgacgccgtcggtcagccccCCACGTTGACAATTTTGAATGACGCACCATAACTTACGCAGAGTTTCGCAgaaggcttctgcatttatagtcgttccacgagGCATGAAATAAATCAGcaatatgccaaaccgatcccaaaagattgtATCCAttagtttgcatccaaatggcgtGACCTTTGTCAGTCTGGTTGGTGACTAAAGATGataccattcacttgactgccgttttctctctggcgtgtaatacaaaatccatgtttcatcgctgATAGCAATCAAATTAAGGAActtatcacctttttctgtgtagcgcattaaaaattccaaagcaaatTCTATTTGGAATTTTTTGAGACGTTTCGTTAAGACATCtgaacgtgcacaaacctttctgatgCCTAAATGGTCTTGAAcacgtgatgtctgtacatacgtgtGCATGTacgtatatgtatctcgcataacaaaaacgattagtgatagaaattttggatttaggactgctgtaacatctagttgtgcaactcccattttgactgcaatcaactggaccaaaactgtccaaaaaagcccacaatctaaaaaatttggatttttaacttttacttaactgtagtaataagccctcattgagagattttcaatgaaatatcgtaagtggtacttattttcattggttccagagttacagctaaatgaaattttaattaatgaaatatttggatcttacaaggggaaggcacatcggttcgaatctgacttcatatacatatattttttttaacttttttttattttaatttaaatatattgatttatttataattattaacctctgattgtaaaaaacagtttacaataaataataattcaataacaataaatacaagaatatgaaaaaatcagaagttataagtgaaataaaattttatgtacttttcattttaattcaaaaacttttacaaaagttaataattattaacaaatcaatatatttaaattaaaaaaaaagttaaaaattatatgtacgaggttttttatatgtatattaaatcaGATTTGAACTGATATGTCCATGGTTATGGATCCcacatgttctcacttacaccacataactgcttgagcgacgtgaaaaagaattaatatataaactaatataaaattctgatatggacaccgcaaaaaaatgtgatgcaatgtccaccacaatgcaattgtgtaactgtccactttattaaagaattggaggatcgtatctcactttcaaatgaaataagtttaataaagtgtagcaaaaaatgtgcatatgtaatttaattatcgtaaaaggaagtcatgtagtatccacatcagattttttcattcattaaaaacctGACTTCTATcagtaaaatttactaattaaatctaAGTTTGGGAACAACGTAAAAAATACCTAAGTATGCTATCTACTTGATTCATACTTTGCTGAATTCATCAGGCAAAATCTGTTCAAAGAATAAGGAATTTTTGTATGACTATTTTTTACTCAATAAATAACTACAGGCTATTGAAGATAGCAGCAATTAACCGATATGCATTTCATTAGTATGCAtaatatacatttcatttcaaatataaaaaaaaaatgttagatttatACCTGTTGACCCATAAGTatccttttttcttaaataatataagaaatgaatGTCGTGAGTGCTACACTAGAGAATATCATTGCtacaaatacaacatttacaataaaagataattatagaaaaaaaataataaaacaaaccttTTTTAACTGGAACAAGTTGAAAACTAGATGAAGGATATATTGGTGCAGGAgtatcatatattaataattcttcGGAATTTTTATCTGGATTACGAATAAACTTTCTATGGACTCCACTACAATGTGAACCCGGAACAAAAGATAAACATCCATTTTGTGGAGTTGCATCATCAAGGGCAATCCAAAATCCTATTAATGAATTTGGTTCAGTAAAGAGATAAGAAGCATCCTGGTGTGGTTTTACTGgagaaaaagcaataaataagaaACTGAAGATAGTGAAGTGTtagtttatattcaattaaaaaattaaaggctagacattaatgaatataaaatattggaTTATAAGATATAAAAAGCACTGTTTCATCAAAAATTGGAACTCTCTCTTTGACAATCCAATGCAACAATGTATCTGCTTAACATATACAGTACTTCTTAGTGTATTATGTATCCCATTTTCTATGCTGAAgtgttttcttatattaaaaatccaATAATACAAGTATATAATCACTTTTTGCAACtgagaaaacatataaaattgcTTGGTGCAGTTAACATAAGATGCATAAAATAACATATTCTAGTACACTGTGCTTGTTTCATTTGTGTTTTCCCAAAACGTagctttttcaaataattaaaattaaaaatgtataaatgtttaataaatacctAAAACTAAACAAGTTCATGGTATTACTTCATTTTACCCAATGTAAATAGTACACAACCAATaagttaaaaactgaacattttttacatcttaaatttAGAAGAAATGTTTGCGagttacaaattgttttattttaataaaagtatgttcaaatatcataaaaatataaaatatttcagctcTTCAATGAGGATTTTTTCtctgtaaaaataacataataataatacacaaattttCAGTTGATCATGTCATTTGATCGACTGCTTATCACATTTTTGATTGTATCTTTTTATAACTGCGTCatttaatattcagtaaatatGGAACTGTATAacataaattctattttctaaaaaataataacacaacttCAAGTCAGAAAGGTCATCATCAAACTAAATGAAGTAAAAGATCTTACATTAACTCGCCCATCCAATGAAAAAATACATCCCACAAATATTTTTTGGTCAAACGATCCAGAAAGTGAAATAGCCTCATAATAACACAACCAAAATACTTTCTTTgacataaaaaacagaaaagaaatgttttgaaaacttGCACAACCCTAATAAAGCAACAAATAAAACATGGTAGACAGAACAGTTCTCTCACTTAGGTTATTAAGAAGTGAACACAGTAATGATAAGCTATCATAGTTCTATGCACAGTCAATTCCTGAGCATCTTTAACAACACACAAACTGTACTGGCATTAAACTTTTATGAGCAATACAATATTAAAGAAGACACTtttctagtaaatatttttatggtgataagactttggtttgatatgtaaataaacaagacaaaaaatCAACAATGAAGTATGAAGTATGACTTGCTATCAACAAAACCAAAATGTCAGCAAACCTCTGCCAGGAAAATCATGGTAACTGTCTTCTAGGACAAAAGAGGAATCTTTGTGGTTGATTTCATTGAACGTAGCACcacaatcaaataataaaatattataagtttaattttttcacgaCAGTGCTCAACCAGGTAAGGCATACTTGAATTTTGTAACAACTgaaatgggaaatttttaatCAGACTCCTTACAATTTAGATTTGGCATCTCCCAGGGATTCACTGGCATCCTAGTGAAATAGCAGGGTAATCACTGCTATTTGATGATGCACTGAAATAAGGTACTTGATCGCTGCACAAGTGATCATGTTCATGATCAAATAACATGCTTTGAAAATGACCAGTTTCAATCAAATTTGAAAGTGCTCTAAACaccagtagaaaattttatatcagaGGAATTCAAAAATCAGTGAAATGCTATGAAAAGTGCCACATTGGTCTAGAGAATACACAGGCTATTtctgtattgtatttaataaaataatgtaactatttatatatatatattttttttgcattttttttgctattttaaatagataaatctgAATTACTTTCTGATTAGTCCACTGAAATACATAGTTCTTTcataacaataaacacaaaactaGTTTGAATACCTAACTCGGTGAGTTAATGATACATGATGAACTAGTTTAATGATATAACTGAGTTATATGTACCTAAACACTTCATGAAGTACACAGTTACATACGGCTCGCATTTCACTGAAACCAAATCAAATATTCTAGTTTTACACATAATCATTTAAATCATAATGGAAACAatgaatagataaatatattcaatgtataaataaaattcattaaaaatagacagaaaataattaaatttataccttCACTTCCTATACCAGGATTCTTATAAATATACATGCTCTGTACAACTAACGGTTCCTGCATTCCAAGTCTAAAGCATGTCTCTTTgactttttcagaaaatgttataTTGTAAAATGAAGGATGTAAATAATGAAGAGCATGGCcaactttatttaaagatttttcttttggtACTAAAAACTCGCCATCTTCTCCAATAGCTCCTGCTtcgtaaaaataacttattttatctccactttctaaaaagtaattatctttaccctgaaaaaaattgatttataaataaaatttaacatttgaaaatttataacattaaaaactttaccttttcacaaaaaaatattatttttatgaatctaagcattataaatatataaaataatcactaATGAAATCCATCtggcatcatcatcatcatctggtaATCTGCTACAAGGCAGGTCCCTTACAACATGCCCATCATGGTGTAAGGGACCTGCCTTACTCTTCTAATTCCAGTTAAACTCTTGAGTACTTCATGCACCCTATTATGTTTTAAAcctatctattatttttaatattttctggttTCTTTTCTTTCACATTCTATTGATCTAGTGCTGTGGACAGCCTTCTCTAATGATATATCCCAGTCTACTCTGAATTGTTCTATTAAAAGCTTCTATTATCATTTACTTTtctcattacttcttcatttttcactctaTTCCATTTAATCTACCAGTCTTCTTCAAGCCCACATTTATGCCTCTGgtcttcttttctctttttcttaatgACCATGTTTCACATGTGTTATGTTTAGAGTGTACAGAACTACACTCTAAATATAAcactacataattttaatatggcTCCTTTAACCATTgctattttgattttgatttcatttCCCCAGAAGAGGACTGACTGTAGACTGTTGTATCTTACCAGGTGGCGAACAAAAAGCTTAATAGTACCAATTGAGTAAAGAAGTCCACAAAATTCCAGATATTATATGAAATGTTACTTTACGGCaatcttttaagaaaaatctaatcAAGGCTGCTTTAAAAGAATTTGCATTCACACATGGAGATTCTCCACAGAATATTCAACAGAGATTCCTAAACAtctgaaattatttatcaattttttttttttttagttaaacaaatcaaatctttttatactttttaagaaagttattctCTTATTACCCCTTAAAATAATAGAACACCTCTCTTATCAATTCATTTTTAGATTAACatgcttaaaaatgtaaaaattaagaaaaggaaatagagaaaaatgtaaaataaaatatagttcagttttgttttacaaatggAATATAATCTGAGCAAATAATTAGGGACAACAAACATATTATCCACAGGTATTGTTATGATTTTCATGAGTTATCAAAGCTGCTCTATTCTACAAATTCTTATACTGTCTGGTCTTTTGtatgaagaaacattttttaaaactagtaaCATTGTGTTATTGTTAAATCTCTGTTAAAAAACATGTTTAGGTATTGTTGGTCAAATTATAAGACTTCATTCATTTTGTCGTTACAGAAAACTGTTCAAATGGAGGCAAAGAAAAATAATggcaacaatttattttgtttttatttacaataaaaatgaaacaaaatttttataaagaaatatatttttaagataactataaaaaattataataaatccacTATTATAGAAGCTGAGAATAACAACGACTGAGGAAAGATATTGacttaatttattgataactaaaaatcaataaaataaagcacagaacataaaatatgttaataaaaaaattattttcaaaccaaACATAGactgaaatactgaaaattaaccatttaacttatttttattacagtatataaaaaacttAGATACTATAATGATAaccattataatcaataaatattttttttaataataaactacgcAGTTAGTTTATACTGGTTTATAAAAAGattacactaaataaaataaactgacaaCTGCATGTTCTACTTAATTAATGTTGTGTAAAGAATGTATATTTACAATTGATATCACACTGTTACATaataatgatttcaataaaaacaaattaatttcaaagtaaaaaaaagatgcCTGAATCTTGtactgttaatatatttaaacacacacaaGACACAATTTACAGATACAAGCAAATGTTaggaaaaaaatggtaaaataaaagaaacttcaatCAAGCACATTTATCAATAACATGGATTAACAAAAAGATAtggcagtaattttttaaaaaaatgaagaaaatataacgcttcagtattaaaaattactctagatcatttcattaaataataattaagtaccaCTGTGATAGTAATCCaaccataatttgtttttttataaggaGTTACTTGTTTACCTTCAGTTGAATAATATTCCGCCTTAATTCAATAACTctgttaggtttaattattctaaatatttcattatttgctggttcattcaaataaataagtctttattttgtttataatataaattatttttattaatctttaaacttgtcattcatatatataacattattgtattaattaattaattaattatacattcgtatTAAACACATGTTGAGTCTTTGAAAAATGGAACAAGACTAAcaatagagcattagacaaattcatttaataacagtaacaaaaaagtgagaatttctagagtaaaagaaagaatgaaaatttatatagagtaagaaaaagtgaacatttatacttgtagaaataaaaatgttaaataaaaaaggaggaaacgAGACCTGAGTCTTTTTATATAGAGTTGAATATGAataactctctctttttctccaCAAGAGttgtcaaataatttaattaatttttttttaagctgatgTAGAATCTCACAGAGAATCAATCAATCGTTTTAAATGTATCAACCAAAAACCTGTTTTGCATTCAACAACATTACCATCAGCTATTATGTAAAGCTTAGGAAGCAATGTCAATAGGTACTTCACATTATTAGTGCATCagaagaaataattaagatacaTTATAACTTTACAAATGTAGTATTTTTGCTTGATATTATGTGAAACATGTTTTAATGCATGCTAGAAATTTTTTCTCTAAGCCAAGTTTGTTTCTCTTGACTTGAGAGGTAAAtcttatcaaaatcaaaaatcaacaagaaatccaaaaatttacaaaaaaaagtccaTCAAACTAGAgctaaaattttctaatattcaaCTGTAGATGGTCAGATAGTGGTTGATGACAATGTTATATCACACAAAACAGTATCCACTATATTAAGCAGCTAGTGAAGGAATTGAACTTGAGTTGTTGTCTCAAGGTGGATGTTTTTTTGGAATAAACAACTTTTCATTATGTCATGGGTCATAAAAGAGTCCTTCCTAAAGGTAAatcaatgtttaatataatacaaatgtttatttttaacgttttaatttcTTATGCATTTTACAACTCTTTTCTCAGATAATTGActacaatcatttttaattattttttttaaaccatggTTAAAGAATATTGCTGCATGCTTTGAGTGAGGAGGAGAAATaatcaggatatatatatatatatatatactaaatattttgtgctttagtataaagttaaaatattttttttttatgcttgaaCCAAGAGATGCTATCACTCACCATGATTTTTAAAATCCCCAAGATCAGCgaatttaaaattgttctttgAATTCGACTGTCAATATttgtgttttctaaattttattgaaaatgtattttcatttcaccaattttatttatgtactaagTAAACAAAATGTCATAAttacgagggctgtccagaaaataacttatgttttgaaataaaaagaaattttattatatacatttgaaagggaaaatcttaaactatttttctacatagtcgctatttaaattgaggcacataacgatgcacaagcttttcaattccttctctgtagaaatctgccaccttagatatttggcacccatcttgcacaaaatttgtgataACTAAGCTTCCCCGATAGAAGTTCATTcagtaaactttgtgaaatttgaGGGAAATGAAGCAAGAGTTCCATAATGTGGtgattttcatcatcagttcatcagtcacaaggtaGGCCAACCACTGCAGTCCTCATCATGAGCACtggtgcagccatttttaaactaaatgcaccactgcctcactccaccttcactcattaatTCAGCTCCATACACCTCACAAAGCTGgtaaatgaatttcaattggtttgaggttttttgccagtaaaaacctaatcacctCACAACTCGtaggattttttattgaaatgcacatttcaataattcacaacaaataaagtagaaaaatattacagtCCACATGCTATcacagcttgatgcgtactgagtaTAGAAATGTTTTGACGCCAAGATAGCTCCTCTATCCCCACCCATATCCATGCTAGGCACAAATGTATGTTACTTTCTGGACTTTAATGTATTATAACATTATACCTCTATATTATTATcacttaatctatatatataaaaatcaatgtttgtttgtctgtctgttccaacttaacttgagatctaccggacagatttgtctaaaattttgcacacctacactttgaagccctacggtgaacataggctaattttttggAACTCCgacataacaaaatttaaaacactctatttcttccttaaagcttatttaattttcaaaatcactttgattttcaagaaaaatttaatttttagctaacatttttttcaacgttaaattgattaattttgaaaagggctgaaattttaacgtacagttattcctaagtttcaattgatttagcgcacatgtaaatgtaatttttactattcattcatttacaattttttacagctgtttatcaacataaataaatagctgcttttgtttatcatgtgtgtgtgtgttactaatttgaagtgtgtaaagtatttaactgcaatcttttttcaaaacatcattccatgcctaaaagacattcttcagttgggagaaatacaaaaaaagcatgtatgatgaaaactgttagtgcggcagagactgaagacgaaagacagtcaagattggaaagcgaccgaatacacacagcccaatcccattcgactgaaacaa contains these protein-coding regions:
- the Phyhd1 gene encoding phytanoyl-CoA dioxygenase domain containing 1 isoform X2; translation: MREDILTQFQRDGYVVLEDFLTEEETNELKTAGEELAAEIPKENRKAVFSTTQIQQGKDNYFLESGDKISYFYEAGAIGEDGEFLVPKEKSLNKVGHALHYLHPSFYNITFSEKVKETCFRLGMQEPLVVQSMYIYKNPGIGSEVKPHQDASYLFTEPNSLIGFWIALDDATPQNGCLSFVPGSHCSGVHRKFIRNPDKNSEELLIYDTPAPIYPSSSFQLVPVKKGSCIVIHGQVVHKSDKNRSPTSRHAYTFHVMEHESKYSPDNWLQSEKGENMMAENHEQPSSFVSFCEKVWQKHLK
- the Phyhd1 gene encoding phytanoyl-CoA dioxygenase domain containing 1 isoform X1 yields the protein MMLLSEDIKKFQRDGYVVLEDFLTEEETNELKTAGEELAAEIPKENRKAVFSTTQIQQGKDNYFLESGDKISYFYEAGAIGEDGEFLVPKEKSLNKVGHALHYLHPSFYNITFSEKVKETCFRLGMQEPLVVQSMYIYKNPGIGSEVKPHQDASYLFTEPNSLIGFWIALDDATPQNGCLSFVPGSHCSGVHRKFIRNPDKNSEELLIYDTPAPIYPSSSFQLVPVKKGSCIVIHGQVVHKSDKNRSPTSRHAYTFHVMEHESKYSPDNWLQSEKGENMMAENHEQPSSFVSFCEKVWQKHLK